Sequence from the Flavobacterium sp. J372 genome:
TTGAAAATGTTGCCGGAGAAAAACTGCGCAACGGCTGCCCTGACACAGGTGACGACCACATTGTATAATCAAGCCTGCGTATCTTTGAGCTGTTGCGGTAAACGGTTGCTTCTCCCCAATTCTCAACAATATCTTTCTGGATAAGGGTACCGTTATTCCTTACTATAAGCTTTGCATTTTCACCTACTGTAATACGCCCTCTTACTGATAAGTTTTTCTCTTCAGGAACTATAAGTTCGGCAGTGCCGTTTATCTGGCAGGCACAAAAGTCCATATCTTCAGTTAGTGTCAGGCTGGCATTTATTTGTACCGTAGTTGTTTCATCCGGCATAGCACTCCAGGTTCCGTCATATATTACGGGCTGTTTTACTATGACTGTAAATGACGGTGTCGCCACATTGCCGCATGCTCCGCCATCTACAATTGCCCTGAAATATTTGGTAGCGTTTAAGATACCTGTTTCTGCTGAGGTTAGCTTAGTTGCAGTAGTGGCAATGTCAGTCACGCCGCTTACAAAAGCTATATCATTAGCGCTTTGCCATTTCACTATATTTCCGGTATTCCCGCTAAGGGTTATATCTGCTACAACAGCATCAGGGCAAACCGAACCTGATGTCGATGAAAGCATACCGGCCCCGCTTGCCGTAGTGGTTATAGTTTGGGTAACACCACCATACGTGCTTTCACACAATGTGTTGCGTAGCCTTACCCAATATTGGGTATTTTCCGTTGGGGTTACCGTAACAGATGCAGATGTAAGTCCGGGCAATATATTTTCACCAATTGTGCCAGTACCCCATTGGTATACCTCATTGGCTCCCGGCACTGCGCCTGTTGCTGTGAGTGTTGCTTCCGCACCGCTGCAAATGGTTGTATTGCCATTTATACCTGTAGGTGCTGTGCCGGTTACAAGGGTTAGTGTTAGTTTAGCATTGGCATCACCGCCGCCTTCAAGGGTGCGAACTTCAATTGTCGAGTTTTCGTCGAGGTTGAATGTGCCTACCGGCGAGTTGGCTTCGCCGCCGCTCCAGCCGTTGTTTTCCCATACCTGCTGGCCGTTAACGTAAATGCGGGTATTATCGTCCCAATTGTTCATTACCAGGCTGTATTGCCCGCACGGGAAACCTTTACGCTTATGTACAAATGAAAAGTTGTCAAAGTTCACTATGCATCCCTGCCATCCGGCAGAGTTTGACGGTGAGCCATTGCGTGGCCAGCTGTTTGTGCCATTTGATGTGTCAAAGCCCAGCGTGTTCTGGGTATAGTACCCGGAATAATTATTTGCTGTAGGCTCAAGGGTTGCTACGCCATTGAAAGCATAGACATTCCAGATATTATCACCAAATTCAGCGGGATTTCCCGGGGGTGTGCCGCCTACCGTTACATCTACTGTTACCCCACCTGTAAATTCATCACACGGTGGGCCAACATGCCTGCGCACCCAATAGGTTGTAGGCACAAGCGGATATACGGTTATAGTTTCCTGTGTTTGCCCTGCAATAATGTTCTCGCCTATCACACTACCCGTGCCCCACTGGTAGGTAGTACCAATAGCATGAACACCGCCCGCAGCATAAAGCGTAGTACCCTGATTGCAAAGCACAGTAGTGTTTCCATTAATAGCAGTTGGCGCAGTTGAATTACAAACGGGCTCATAAAAATTAAAAGTTATGCGAGACTCACCGCCATTTTCGTAATATTCAAGCACCATATTGTAAGTGCCATCCCTGTAAAGATTAATAGCTTTGGTGTTGAAGCCGTGGTCTGTCCAGTCACTCAGGTCAGCCACCCAGGTAGCGCCGCCGTCAAAGCTCAGGCGGTAACCGTCATCAGCACCAACGTAAAAAGTATAATAACCCGCGGCAAATGTCTTTTGCATTTTGAACCGGATAGCAAAATTATCATAATAGCTGCCGCAAAGGTTTGGCCCGCTGAGTGCATTGCCGCCGGGGAACAGCTCAAAACTGTCATCCTGGGTAATATACCCCTGATATGTTGAAGAGAAGTTGGAAGCCGGAGGGCTTGATGTTCCGCTGTAAACATATCCAATCCACTGCTGATTGCCATATGTCACCTGATCACCTGCTGCCGGGCATTGAGCTTCAGCAAAGAAAAATGAAATTAAAAGTAATAATGTAAATAAATTGTTGGCCGTTAGGTAGTTTTTATTCATAATATGAATGCTTTTCAGTGGCAAAAATAATCTAAGAATCTTAAAGTCATTTCGTTACACGCTATTATTTCTGTATTAAATAATAGATATAAACTATAACACTAAAATTCTTACGTACATACGATTATTTTGAAAGTGTGGTTTAAACAAAAAAAGACCCCGGAGTTCAACCAAAAACTCCGGGGCCACATCCAACTAAAAAATTACTAAATAATTATAATGAAGGTTAGTTCATCATAATTTTCTTTGAAACTGCCTGTCCGCCCTCAAGCATCACTTTTACAACAATTACCTGTTGTGCAGTAGCAAGTGTTGATGTAGAAAATTCATCAGCACCTATATTTCTTTTCTCATAAACCAGCTTGCCAAGTATGTCATATACCTGAACAGAAGCAATAGTTTCTGTAGATTTTATTTTAATTTGTTTTTCATTTGAATAGACAAGCACATCTTTAGCAGCTATTACAGGTACATCTGTACCCAGTGCGCTGTCAGTAGTGTAATGTATTTCAAAGCGGTCTTCAAATGTGCCAATTTCAGAGGTAAATGTATAGTTACCATTCTGCAGGTTATGCATTGTACCTGTAGATTTGTCTTTCAGGTAAACTGACTGGCCTGCTGCAAAAAGCCCATCCATCTCATATATCTTCACCTCAAATGTACCTGCAAGAGAAGTTTTAAATCCAAGCGGCACAACATCAGCATCAGTAAACGCCGGGCGTGATTGTATTGCAAGCTTGTATTCCGGCATTAAAGAGTAAAGGCTTACACCACCGTCAAGAAGCGCTTCTCCATCAAGCCCGTTATCATATGCTGCAGTAGCTATATCACTATAGGTTAATAATGTCTGCGCAAAAGTGCCTGTGCTATTTTCAACGTTTAACCATAGGCGGCTTGAATTTGGCAAACCTGAAGGTATGTTAACATTGTCAACCTGGTTTTCACTGCCCGGCCTGAAGAAGCTGTCATATGTTTCGCTGCGGCGCATGTTGTTCTTAAACACAACTTCTTTATTAGGAGCCAAAGCTTTTACTATAAAGCCCTGCCCAGTGTTTAACAGCCCGGTAGGATCTATAGCATGTGGGTAATTTACCATGTCATTTATCCCGCCCGGTGCAGAGTTGGCAACAGCGCCACTCTTATTACATGTCCAGTAGCTTGATTTTGTATAGTCATTTGTCTTTCTCCACAAGTATATAGTACCATCCACCACATCAGCATTTTCCGTAAGGAAATCTGTGATATTTATGGGTGATGCATATGGGTTGCCAATTGCATTATATTGTTTTAATGTTCCGTTGGCATCGGCTGCGCCATTCGTGTAGTTACCATATACAAGCGGAATCCTTACGGTACCGTTATGAGGTGTACCTGTAAACACGCCCGGCCATAAGATAGATGTAGTACCCTGGTTATAGCCTGAAATATTATAGCTGTTAGGCATACGTATCAAATATCCTTTTGCAGCAGTAAAGTTGGTAGTGGCAACAATGTTTTGGTCTATAGCCACATATTGGTCGGTTGGGGTATTATATTGATAGAAACGGTCTGCCATTGTTTGTGGCGAAAAAGCTTTTAATTTTTGGTTTTTCACCGGAGATGACCATAGCGTATAGTCAAGCCTCTTTAGCAATGAACTGTTTCTTTTTATGGTAACCTTGCCCGTGTTAGCCGTATTTTCAATCTGCCTTAGGGCGCAACCGCTTTCAAATGTAAGCGAACCTGCATTAGATACATTTACAGCATGCGTTACAATCGCGTTTGAGTGGCTTATGAAATTCACCTGCGCATTACCTTTCACATACAAAGAGCATGCGTATAATGTACCTCCTGTCTGTGTAAAGTTAGACTCAAAGATCACATCTTTGTCAGCTGACGGGGTACCGTTGCTCCAAACACCGTTTTTATACGTTGTAGAGCTAAGGCAGTAAATACCTGCATTTGTTGCTCCCGGTTCCGGCGCCTCAGCGTCACCATATTCATCTGCTCCTATGGTTGGGTTTACAGTATTTCTTATCTGTCCGTCAATATCTTTAGGCACAGCGTTTATTTTCACACCTTCATTATCAATGGCGCTGTTTCCTTCTGCAAGGTGAAGGTCTGTAGCTGATGCAAACACAGGATTATGAACTACAGAATTTGCATCTTTATTTGTTTGTGACTGCCAAACTGAAAGTGTAGTGATATAGTCCGGGCTGTTCCAGCTTTCAATATCTCCTACAGACCATTGGTCTGCAACAAATGCAAGCTTATCTGTTGAATACAGGCTGTTATAATCAAGGAATGTGAACATCTGGTTTATTCCCTGCTTATTGGTTCTCACCGCCACTGCAGTTCTCCTTGTCTGGCTATTTGTCTGGTTATTTACAAAAATATTGTTCCTTACGTCAAGCCCTGAACCTGAATCAACATACAATGCTGCAGAATAGCCTATGCCGCTGCCTGTTTGGGAAGCGTTTAATACAACAGTATTATGATAAATGTTATAGCCGTTACCTTTAGCTACAATTATACCATGGCCATTGCCTTTATAGTTAGTGGCATTGTTACAAATAACATTGAGAATGAAGTTGTTTTCAACAGTAATATTGTTGTTGCCGTTAATATCAGAATCCAGAACTATTCCTCCAAACCATATACCTTCATCAAGCGTCTTGGTAAGGTCTTTTATCTCATTTCTCGCAATAAGGCCATTTTGAGAATTACCGCTTACATATATACCCGAAGAAACAAGTGACGCAGCAGCAGTGTCCCTGTAAAGCCTGTAAACGAAGTTTTCTGTAAATTCAAATCCGTTTACACTGCGTATGGCACATGGCTGGATGATGGTTTCAGTATTGTTTTCAGCCCCCAGGTCATTTTGGTGAATATAAATGTTTTGTGACGGGCTTGCTGCATTACCGTTAATGTACACGCCTTGTTTTACATTTGTAAAATCATTGCCGGTAACCCTGATGTTCTTATGGGCAGTATATGCTTCGCCGGTTGTAATTTCGTTAGCATCACTTACAGCGCCATTACCTGCATAAATACCTACACAAAAGTTATCGGCAGTATTTTTATACGTCTGTTTTATGGCACAATACTTTACTGTAATATTCTCACAGCCGTTGCTGTTGTTTGGTGTAGCTATCCATATTACAGTACGGTCTGCATAGTCATTGCTGCCGCCATTCTGCACATAGCTTGAGTTTACCAGCGTCAGGTTTCTTGTAGTACCATTTGCAGTGTTGCTTCCGTCAAAGATGATGTTATCGCTTCCGTTAAGTTTAAATACTGCCGGTACAGCTGTCCAGGCGCCTGTAACAGCATCACGGAAAGCCTCGATGCGTACATTTTTATAAGGAGCAGGCTTAAATGTAACCGTGTTTGTTGCTGTAGAGCCGCTAACCGTGTTTATTGTGATTGGGAATGCTTCACCTGAAGCATTGTTATAAACATCATCCTTTAAAAGGAAAGTAACAGGGCACGTAACGCCATATTGGTTAAGATGTGCCACGGCAGCCGTAATTGTACTGAACTGCGGGTAATCTGCCTGCGTTACAGCACTGATTACATATGTTCCGCAAAGCGCTCCGGTAGCCGTTGGGTGTAAAACCTGCATGCTTACAGTTGCGGTGCTTGATGTGCCGTAAGCGTTTGTGATTTTATATTTAAAAGAATCGTTTCCGGTAAAATTGTTTGCCGGCGTATAGGTGATTGTGTTGTTAGCGTTAACAACGGCAGTACCATTTACAGCTTGTGTAGTTATTACCATTGCTGTAAGTGCGCTGTTGCCAATAGTATCGTTATTAAGTACAGAAATTGTAACCGGGGTGTTTTTAGCAGTCGTTGCATTATCATTTACCGCAGATGCTGCAATTACAGGCTCTACAGTAACAGTAACTGTTGCTGTTGCAAATTTTCCGTTGGTATCGGTTATTTTATATGTAATTGTATTAGTGCCGGTAAAGGTTGAAGCAGGCGTATATTCAATGTTATTTCCGTTAACTGTAGCTGTTCCGTTTGCAGGCTGCCCTGCTACCTCAAGGGTTGTGATGGCGCCGCTTCCCGGAGTATCATTTGTTAACGGAGATATAGTTACAGGTATGTTCTGGCCTGTAGTAACAAAATCGTTAACTGCCGTAGGGGCAATAAACGGTGTTACAGTAACGTATACAAATGCAGTGGCAGAACTTCCGTCAGCGCCTGTTACCTTATATTTAAATGATGCAGAACCTGTGAAGTTATTTGCAGGTGTAAAGGTGATGGTTTTGTTTGCCTGAACGGTAGCAGTTCCCATTGAGGCAGAAGGAGCAGTATCTATCATCACGGCGCTAAAAGTAGTGCCGTTAGCTACGTCATTTGCCAGTACATTTATATTTACAGGGTTATTCTGCAATGTAGAAACAGAATTGTCAACTGCGGTAACGCCACCCATTGCTGAAACTACACCATAAAGTGCAGGGCCTGTACTGCCTGTATTAGGCGATTCATTATTATAACTGCCTTGCTTAAGGAACCATTTATTGTTCCACTGGTTAACAGAATATCCATATATCCTTACGTACAATGTTTCGCCGGCATTTACAAATACACCAGCATCAAATGCACAGTTTATATCGGTATTGTTTAATGCGGTAGCATTTGTAGCAGTTTTTAGGGTAGTGCCTGTGGTGCCAAAACTTGCATCAGAAGGTGCTGAACCGGTTGCCGATTTCTGGTAAATTATCTTGTAACCATCTACATAACCGTCGTAACGAAATTTAAGATGTTTCATCTCAATTTTCTTTCCGGTACTGGCTGTAATTGTTAACTGTATGTAACGAGTGTAATCAACAGAAGCGGCTGTAGGCCAGTTGTTTGTGAAAAAGCCCGTATATTGTTCGCTTTGGTTAAACGATACATTCTGGCCTGAAATATTAGTTGCCGATATGTCCGCAGGGGCAGATAATGTTCCGTTTGGATTTCCGTAATAATAAACCGGTACGTTGGTTGGCGCACTCCAGCTTATTCTTGTGCCTTCCCATCTGACTAATAGTTCAGATGCGTTTTGTGCAAGGGCGCACAAAGGCAATAGCATTAGGATTAGTAATGTTTTTTTCATTTAGTAATTATTTAAATTCTAAGTAGTTATGGGGGCATAACTAAGTTTGGTTGCGGGGGCAAATTTAATACAAATGTTCTTACGCTCGGCAAAAATTTTTTGTTAAATTTTACATTTATTTAAAAGAAAAAAATCTGGCTTCAAACATGGTGGTTTTCCGTTTTTTGTACCATGCTTAATTAGGCTTTACGGGGCCAATATTTGTAGAAGCTGCATAAAATTTACAAATAACAATCATTGAACAAATGCCTTCAGGCGGGGGCAAGAAAGCGTGACAAAGTAAACACAAAGATTTTAGACTTTAACAAAATTTTAATAGACAAAGTATAGACAGTAGCAATTTTTTTTATTTCTAAAATATTGAATAGTAATATCTTAAAAATAGATACGAATAGCCAGCAGTAAGTCGCTTAAATTATTGGAGAAATTGGGATGAGTATGATGTCGCATATAAAGCATCCCGTTGTTAAATTTCCATTAAGAGCCTTTCAAACTCTGCATCATCGTTAATTTCCATTTTCTTCTTGATACGATATTTTTTCGTAATGGCGCTTTCATGTGAAATCTGGAGAAGCGAAGCAATTTCTTTATTTGAGAGATTTAATTTAAGCAAAGAGCAAAACTCTATATCATTTTTTGTAAGCTTGCTAAACCTGTTTGAGAGCGTGCTGTTAAAATCCGGGTGCAGGTTGTTAAACCTGGTTTCAAACTGTTTCCAGTAGTCTTTTTGCCGGGCCAGTTGCAGCAGTTCCCTTTTTATCTCACTAATCTTTGTAATTTCTCCAAGGTTGCATCTTTCAATTAATGCATTAAGGCTGTCCTGGTAGTTGGCCATTTGCAGCGCTGCCGATGTTAATTCCCGCTGCTTTTCTTCAATAATATGCTTTTGGGCATTGTTAAGTTCAGCATCATGGCGGTGTTGCTGTTCAATCAGGTTTTTTTCTGCGGCTATAGATTTCAGCTCTTCCTGTTGCAGCTTGTTTTTTAGGCGCAGCTGGCGTACCAATGATAAAATCAGTATCAATACAACTATGCTTCCGGCTATATAAAGTATCCTGATCTTTTTTCGGTTGCTATTGTGTTTTGCAACGTTTCATTATTTTCTGCCAGCTTAATGTTTTTCTCGCGTTGTTCTGCTGTCTGGAATTTCGCCTGAACTTCTTTTACATCTTCCTTTTTCTCTTTAATGGCCAGCGAGTCCATCATTACAACAGCGTTCTTAAAGGCCTCAATAGCCTTCTTGTCTTCATTTGTCTGGGCATAAGTTACTGCAACAGCCTTTTGATATACCATCCTGTCGAGGTCATTGGCCACCTGTATTTTTTTTGAAGCATCAATTTTTGCAATAATGTCTTTAGCC
This genomic interval carries:
- a CDS encoding Ig-like domain-containing protein, with translation MKKTLLILMLLPLCALAQNASELLVRWEGTRISWSAPTNVPVYYYGNPNGTLSAPADISATNISGQNVSFNQSEQYTGFFTNNWPTAASVDYTRYIQLTITASTGKKIEMKHLKFRYDGYVDGYKIIYQKSATGSAPSDASFGTTGTTLKTATNATALNNTDINCAFDAGVFVNAGETLYVRIYGYSVNQWNNKWFLKQGSYNNESPNTGSTGPALYGVVSAMGGVTAVDNSVSTLQNNPVNINVLANDVANGTTFSAVMIDTAPSASMGTATVQANKTITFTPANNFTGSASFKYKVTGADGSSATAFVYVTVTPFIAPTAVNDFVTTGQNIPVTISPLTNDTPGSGAITTLEVAGQPANGTATVNGNNIEYTPASTFTGTNTITYKITDTNGKFATATVTVTVEPVIAASAVNDNATTAKNTPVTISVLNNDTIGNSALTAMVITTQAVNGTAVVNANNTITYTPANNFTGNDSFKYKITNAYGTSSTATVSMQVLHPTATGALCGTYVISAVTQADYPQFSTITAAVAHLNQYGVTCPVTFLLKDDVYNNASGEAFPITINTVSGSTATNTVTFKPAPYKNVRIEAFRDAVTGAWTAVPAVFKLNGSDNIIFDGSNTANGTTRNLTLVNSSYVQNGGSNDYADRTVIWIATPNNSNGCENITVKYCAIKQTYKNTADNFCVGIYAGNGAVSDANEITTGEAYTAHKNIRVTGNDFTNVKQGVYINGNAASPSQNIYIHQNDLGAENNTETIIQPCAIRSVNGFEFTENFVYRLYRDTAAASLVSSGIYVSGNSQNGLIARNEIKDLTKTLDEGIWFGGIVLDSDINGNNNITVENNFILNVICNNATNYKGNGHGIIVAKGNGYNIYHNTVVLNASQTGSGIGYSAALYVDSGSGLDVRNNIFVNNQTNSQTRRTAVAVRTNKQGINQMFTFLDYNSLYSTDKLAFVADQWSVGDIESWNSPDYITTLSVWQSQTNKDANSVVHNPVFASATDLHLAEGNSAIDNEGVKINAVPKDIDGQIRNTVNPTIGADEYGDAEAPEPGATNAGIYCLSSTTYKNGVWSNGTPSADKDVIFESNFTQTGGTLYACSLYVKGNAQVNFISHSNAIVTHAVNVSNAGSLTFESGCALRQIENTANTGKVTIKRNSSLLKRLDYTLWSSPVKNQKLKAFSPQTMADRFYQYNTPTDQYVAIDQNIVATTNFTAAKGYLIRMPNSYNISGYNQGTTSILWPGVFTGTPHNGTVRIPLVYGNYTNGAADANGTLKQYNAIGNPYASPINITDFLTENADVVDGTIYLWRKTNDYTKSSYWTCNKSGAVANSAPGGINDMVNYPHAIDPTGLLNTGQGFIVKALAPNKEVVFKNNMRRSETYDSFFRPGSENQVDNVNIPSGLPNSSRLWLNVENSTGTFAQTLLTYSDIATAAYDNGLDGEALLDGGVSLYSLMPEYKLAIQSRPAFTDADVVPLGFKTSLAGTFEVKIYEMDGLFAAGQSVYLKDKSTGTMHNLQNGNYTFTSEIGTFEDRFEIHYTTDSALGTDVPVIAAKDVLVYSNEKQIKIKSTETIASVQVYDILGKLVYEKRNIGADEFSTSTLATAQQVIVVKVMLEGGQAVSKKIMMN